The window AAACTTGTTTAGCCTTACCTTCATAAAGCATTTGCATTTTATTAACTCGCATGACTTTTCCTCCATTTTTATAAAAAGTACTGGACACCATTAGTGAAAATAGACTGTTCTTTCTCACCACTGATATTTTTCATTAATCCTGATTCATAACGCTCGCTATGGCCCATCTTACCGAAGATTTTGCCATCCGGACTAATAAGCCCTTCAATAGCTAACATCGATCCATTAGGATTATATTCTGGATCCATAGTTGCATTTCCGGCTAAATCAACATATTGAGTTGCAATCTGACCTTGAGCAATCAATTTTTCAAGCACATCATCATTAGCAACAAAACGCCCCTCACCATGAGAAACAGCAATATTGTGAACACTGCCGGGTTCTAATGTCTGCAACCACGGCGAATTATTAGAGATAATTTTAGTCTGAACCATCTGCGAAATATGTCGATTTACTGTATTTCTAAATAATGTTGGACTCTGCTCATTGACAAAACCTAATTCAGCATTTGGCAATAATCCGGACTTCACTAACGCTTGGAAGCCATTGCAAATACCTAAAATCAAACCATCGCGCTCAAGAAACTTGTTCACTGCCTCACGAACTGCCTCATTAAGCAATATATTAACAATAAACTTAGCACTGCCATCAGGCTCATCGCCAGCCGAAAAACCACCGCTCAGCAATAAAATCTGCGACTGTTCAAGTTCACTAACCATAGTTTTAATTGATGTATCAATCATTTCCGGGGTTAAATTAGTAAATGGAACAATACTGGTCTTCGCTCCGGCGACATTAAACGCCCTCGCACCATCATACTCACAGTTCGTACCCGGGAAAACCGGCAAGTAAACTCGCGGTTTTCCCATATTTGTTTTTGCCTTAAACTGAATATTCTTCTCAGCATAAGGAATAGCTTCTAAAACAGTATTCTCAACTTTCAAAGTCTGCGGATATACTTCATTCAGCGGCGCACAATAACGTTGATACAAATGTTCAATTCTGATTACTTCATCAGCAAAAACAAAATTTTCAGCAATCGTACTGCCAATTAACTGCAAATCCCGATGCTTCAAAGCCTCTTTACTTTCAAGTACGAAGCCGCCAAAGTCAACAGCAAATAACTGTTCTTTAGTAATATCTTTTAAATGAACACCTATATTATTTCCAAAACTCATTTCTGCTAGCGCATGTGCTACACCGCCACAGCCAACTGCTGAACATGCCAATAATTGTTTCTGCTGATGAGCTCGTTCTATATATTCAAAATGTGCTTTCAATTGCGAATAATCCGGCATGTCATGAGCTAAACGATTATGTGGTAGCCAATAGACATATGAGCCAACTGATTTGAACTCTGGTGAACAAACTTGTTCGGTATTTGAAGTCGTCACCGCAAATGAGATGAGCGTTGGTGGCACATCAATATCTTGATAGCTGCCACTCATACTATCCTTACCGCCAATTGCCGGCAAGCCAAACTGCATTTGAGCATCTAATGCTCCAAGCAGTGCCGCAAACGGCTTACCCCAACGAACAGCTTCATTGCCTAAACGCTCAAAATATTCCTGAAACGAAAACCGTGTTTGCTGCCAACTTCCACCGGTAGCCACTAGTTTTGCTACTGAATCAATCACTGCATAACTGGCACCATGAAATGGCGACCAGCTGCTTATCTGCGGATCAAAACCATAAGCCAAACAACTTACCGTAGTAGTCACACCATTTAAAACCGGCAATTTCTGCACCGAACTTTGTGTTGGTGTACGCTGCAACTGACCACCATATGGCATAAACACTGTGCTGCGGCCAATACTGGCATCAAACTGGCTCACCATACCTTTTTGTGAAGCCATATTAATATCCGCTAACTGCATATCCCAAAGCGATGATAAGCTTTCTTTTTGATCAATGACTTTCGCAAAAGGACCTTGGTCCTGCGGAGATTCAACTTTCACCTTAGCAAACTGAGCTGCACCATTGGTATCAAGAAAAGCACGCGATAAAGATACAATCTTTTTTCCCTGCCAAAGCATCGTCAAATAATTATCATCCGTCACTATCGCAGCTTTCGTCACTTCAATATTCTCTAACCTGGCAAGCGCTTCAAACTGCTTCTGGTCTTTTGCCGCAACGACGACTGCCATTCGTTCCTGCGACTCTGAAAGTGCCAATTCAGTACCGTTCAGTCCGGCATATTTTACCGGCAAACTATCTAAATTGATTTCTAAACCGTCAGCAAGTTCGCCAATCGCTACACTTACACCACCAGCACCAAAATCATTGCACTTCTTAATTAATAGTGACACCGATTCACTACGGAAAAAGCGTTGTAGCTTCCGTTCCTCGGGCGCATTCCCTTTCTGCACCTCGCTACCGCTCGTTGCCACACTTGCTTCATCATGCGCTTTCGATGAACCAGTTGCTCCGCCAATACCATCGCGACCGGTCCGGCCGCCAATAACTAGAACAATATCTCCGGCAACAGGCTGCTCACGACGCACATGTGCTTTTGGAACAGCACCAACAACGGCACCAACTTCCATATGTTTGGCACGATATCCTTCATCATATATTTCTTTTACATATGTTGTTGCCAAACCAATTTGATTGCCATATGAACTATACCCGGCAGTTGCTCCTTTACTGATAAGTCTTTGTGGCAATTTTCCGTTCATAGTATCAGCAACAGATTCACGAATATCTGCTGAACCGGTAATACGCATCGCTTGATAAACATATGAACGCCCGGAAAGCGGATCACGGATTGCCCCGCCAATACATGTCGAAGCACCGCCAAACGGTTCAATTTCAGTAGGATGATTATGGGTTTCATTTTTAAACATTAAAAGCCATGGCTCTTTAACACCCGCAACATCTACGGTAATTTCTACACTGCAGGCATTTATTTCATCGCTCACCTCAAGATCATTAAGGGCACCGCTAAAGCGTTGATATTTCCCAAATACCGTTGCCATATCCATTAAGGTTATTGCTGATTCAACTTTGCCCAATTGGGTACGCAGATCAAGATATTGATCAAAAACACGCTGAAGCTCACCATTAAATGCCGATTCACTAAAATCAATATCGGTCAAGATTGTTTCAAAAGTAGTATGTCGGCAATGATCCGACCAGTAGGTATCAAGTACTCGTATTTCCGTTTCAGTTGGATTACGCTGCTCAGTCTTTATAAAATATTCCTGAATATGTTGAATATCCGCAAGCGTCATCGCCAAATTCATTTCTGCAAGCAATGCTTCCAAATCAGCACGAGTCATTTCCATAAATCCATTAATATTCATAACTGGTTTAATGCTCACCTTATCATCAAACACTAATGGTGCCAGCATATCTTTCAATCGTGACTCTACCGGATTCAAACAATATTGTTGAATCCGTGTCATATCTACAGCTGTAATCTGTTGGTCAAAGATATACAATACCCCACTCAATATAATTACATCATCAGCATCACCTAATAATGAAACCGCCATTCTGGCTGAATCGGCTCGCTGATCAAATTGCCCTGGCAATGGTTCAATGCAAAAATAATTTTGGCCTTCAAGTTTAACATCTTCCAAAACAACATCAGTAGCTGCTTCAGAAAACACAGTTTTAATTGCTTGATTCAACAATCGTGCTTCAATATGAAACACATCATAAATCTGAATAATTCGTAATGATGCAATATTTAGCTCAAGATTTTGATTTAATTCATCCATTAATGCATGGCTTGCCGTAGCAAACATTGGTTTCTTCTCAACAAATATTCTGGTATTCATTCTCAACATCCTTTATAAAAAAATCACAGCCGCTTATTAAACGTGGCTGTGATAAAAAACATCATCAAAAAATCATGATTTTTATGTAGCCTGTTTATTTACGGTTAACAGCTAGAAACTATTGGCCCATATCGCCAATGATATACATATATTCTATTTAATTAATATCAATAACTGATTGCAGGAAATGCTCTACTTCAACATTATCATAATCTATAAAAGTAACATGCCCCATTTTACGATTCGTTCTTATAGCTTTTTTACCATATAAATGAACATGTGCTTGCTTAGAAAGCCTCGGCAAATATTCCATAAACTTCACCATATGCTGACCGAGTAAATTAATCATCACCGTCGGTGCAACAAGAGTTGTTGCGCCGAGCGGCAACCGGAGTGCAGCGCGAATATGTTGCTCAAACTGCGAAGTCTGGCATCCTTCAATAGTATAGTGCCCTGAATTATGTGGTCGCGGTGCTAATTCATTAACTAATAACTCATCATCGCTAACAAAAAATTCAATTGCTAGTGGTCCTACAGTTGCAAACGCTTCAACCAATTGCGCGGCAATCTCTTCCATCTGCGCAATAAGTTTCACATCTAGCGAATCTGAATCAGCCCATGATTGCGATAAAATATTATTGTAATGGATATTTTTTGCTGGCGGGAAAAAGCTTACCTCACCATTACTATCACGAACAACAATCATTGAGTACTCATCTCTAAATGTTACAAACTTTTCTAAAACACATTGGTGTTTTAGCAACTTTTCAGCCAAGATAATATCATCCGCACTCTTTATTACTTGCTGCCCTTTTCCATCATATCCGCCATTACAGGTTTTTAAGACTGCTGGCATGCCAATGTTATCAAGTGCAAGCAGTAACTCTGCGCTGGTATTAACTGCTTGGTATTCTGCCACCTTAGCCACACTATTTTGCTCAATAAATTGTTTTTCGGCTAAACGATTTTGCGTATTGGTAAGTACCTCTGTTCCTTGTGGCAAACAATATCCTTCGCCAACCAAAACTTCTAAGGTTGCAACATCAATATTTTCAAATTCATATAATAGCACATCAGTTTGCTTAGCAAAGTCTCGAAGCAAATCCAAATCATCAAAACTCCCTATAACAAAACCATCAGCAAATGTAAAAGCCGGAGCGTCTTCATCTTGATCATAAATCTTTACTAAATATCCCATTGTCTTTGCTGCCGTCGTTAACATTTGTGCTAACTGACCACCACCAATTATGCCAATCACACTACCAGGTAAAATCACTTCCATTTTTGCCTCCTAAACCGATTTAATTACGCTATCTTCCAGCACATCCCGAGCTGTCGCATCCGCCTTCGCCGATAATCGTCTGTTTAATTCTTCATCTTCAAGTGCCAGAATTCGTGCAGCAAGCAGTGCAGCATTTTTTGCACCGGCTTGACCTATAGCCATCGTTGCAACCGGAACCCCGGCTGGCATTTGCACAATTGAAAGTAATGAGTCGAGCCCATTTAACGCTCGCGATTGCACTGGTACACCAATAACCGGAATTGTTGTCATTGATGCAATCATCCCCGGTAGATGTGCGGCACCACCGGCACCGGCAATAATAACTGCAATATTATTATTTTTTGCTGTCTTTGCATACTCAATCATGTATTCTGGTGTTCTATGAGCTGACACAATTTTCATTTCATACTCAATTGCAAATTCTTGAAAAATCGCCTCAACAACTTCCATAGTTGCTAGGTCAGACTGGCTGCCCATGACAACACTTACTAGTTTACGCATTAGTATTACCTCCTAAAAACAACAAAAAACGCCATTCGATGAAGGCGCACAGCCCCGTTGAATAGCGTAGTTTATAAATATTCAGTTTTGCATATTGCTTCAGTTTTACGAACAAAATAAAAAACTCCTTTTATTGATGGCACAAATACCCAAAACAGCTCTTTTACAAAAGCTTGGAGTTTAATTATGCGCCATAGCCAATCAATTTACGGTAGATAGGTAGAAACGTGCAGACCTTATTACTGCACTTATACGACTCATTTTCTAATATTTAATTCTGTTTACGCCTATAATATAGCATAAGCAAGGGGCTAATACAAGCCCCTGTTTTAAATTTCTTCAGTGCGTTCGTAAATATATGAAGCTATCTCATCGCTTGCAACCGCTTCCTGACTGCGGTTACGTAAATCCTTCACTTCGAACTTACCGCTGCTTAATTCAGACTCACCAATTATTACCGCAAACTTCGCATTTGCACGCTCAGCCGCTTTAAATTGCGTCTTTAACCCGCGCGACTGATAATCCATATCTGCCTGTAAATTATTCTCACGCAACTGTTGAAGCAAAGTAACTGCAGCAATATTTGCACTGCTATCCATAGGCATAACAAAAACATCTAAAGTATCCTTCAACGGAATAACAACATTTTCACTTTCCAGCGATAAAATTAATCGCTCTAAGCCCATTCCGAAACCAATACCACTTGTTTGTGGTCCTCCAAGCATCTCCGTTAATCCATCATAACGACCACCACCAGCAAGTGATACATTTAGTCCTTTCTCACTTGTGCTGTTCAAAACAATTTCAAAAACGGTATGTTGATAGTAATCCAATCCGCGCACCAGACGATCATCAAGTGTATAAGGAACTTCTAAAGCATCTAAATAGGCGCAGACCTGCTCAAAATACTGCTTAGATGCTTCATCATAATAATCGGCAATACTTGGTGCCGTATTCATGCTAGGATGCGTATGGTCAGCTTTACAATCTAAAATACGTAATGGATTCTTATCAAAACGCACTTGGCAATCCGCACATAATTCTGATAATACCGGACGGAAATGATCTTGCAATGCCTGACGGTATGCTAAACGTGAAGCAGTATTACCAATTGAGTTCAACAATATCTCAATATTGCGTAACCCGAATTGTTGATAGATTTGATAGGCAAAACTAATTACTTCAGCATCTAACGCCGGATTAGCAGCACCTAATGCTTCAACCCCAAACTGGTGATGCTGACGAAAACGCCCAGCCTTCGCACGCTCATAGCGGAAATTAGGCATAATATAATATAATTTTTGTAAGTCTGGTTGTCCAAATAATTTATTCTCAATATAAGAACGAATAACCGGTGCAGTTCCCTCAGCTCGCAATGCTATATGGCGATCACCTTTATCATAGAAATCATACATTTCTTTAGAAACGATATCTGTTGTATCACCAACACCACGCTCAAATAAATCATAAGATTCAAACATTGGCGTGCGTATCTCATGATAATTATAATACTTCGCTGCATTTCTTAAAGTTGATTCGACATACTGCCAGATACGAGTTGCCTCAGGAAGAAAATCCTGGGTTCCCCGTGGTTTTTGAATAATACTCATATTTGTCCTCCTTATAATTGTTCTGAATCTAAAATAATAGTTACCGGTCCATCATTAATCAAGTCAATTGCCATCTCGGCACCAAAAATACCGGTTGCAACAGGTATCTCATGATTAACCAAAACTGCATTCAAATGTTCATACAATGGCTTGGCAATATCAGGATGAGCAGCCTTTGTAAATGAAGGTCGGTTTCCTTTTTTGCAATCACCATACAAAGTAAATTGCGATATCGAGAGAATCTTGCCACTAATCTGATGAATATTTAAATTCATCTTACCATCGCCATCATCAAAAACACGTAATCCAGCGATCTTATTAGCCACTTTCTCTACAACATCAAAAGTATCTGTTTCCGTTATGCCGACCAACAGCACAAAACCATTATCAATTTCACCATGTATTTGGTTATCAATAGTTACCGAAGCACACTTAACCCGTTGAATAACAACCCGCATTACTTACCGCCATCCTCTCTAACGAATGACCCGATCAATCTCATAAACGCCACTCACTTTATTAATATTTACCTTTATCTTTTCAAGATTTTCCGTATCATAGGCAGTAACGACCAAATTAGTTGTCACCGTATTATCAGTATTATTGACAGTAGATTTAATATCTACAATATCAGTTCCAGCTTGATACAATGAGTTGATAAGCTCACTCAATAATCCAGAACGATCAAATGAAAATACCCGTAAATACACTTGATGCTTTGTTTTGTTATAATCCTCAGCCCAATAAACATCAATGAAGCGATTATTTAATGACTTAATTGATGGGCAATCCTGGCGGTGAACAATAATTCCTTTACCTTTAGAAATATAGCCAACAATAGGATCTCCTGGAATCGGTGCACAACAGTTTGCCAAAGTAATCTTAACGTTATCAGCACCAGAAATCTCAACAATATTTTTACTCTGCTTTTGAATTTTCTTAGTCTCTACAGCTTCAACATCTTCATTATCAATTGGAGCTTTATCTTTTTCAGCTGTCACCGGACCCAAAATACGATTGACCACAACCCGGGCAGTAATACTTCCGCTGCCGACCGCAATCAACATATCATCAATACTATTAAACGTAAAACGATCAAGCATATCTTTTGCCTCAGGCAAAGCTAAAACATCACTAGGTTCCTCACCGCGTGACTGAATCTCCTTATCAATTAACTGCTTACCTTTAGCAATATTCTCATCACGACGATCTTTCTTGAAATAAGAACGAATTTTTGAGCGCGCATGACTGGTCTTAACTATCCGCAACCACGCCTCCGAGGGCTTAGCTTGCGGGGAAGTCAATATTTCAACAATATCACCGGTTTGCAATTCATACGACAACGGTACAATCCGGTTATTAACTTTAGCACCAGTCATCTTATTACCAACTTGAGTATGGATTTTATATGCAAAATCGATGGCATTGGCACCCATCGGCAAATCATAGACATCACCCAGCGGTGTGAAAACATAAATATTAGCGGAAAACACATCGTGTTTTACGGTATCAATAAAGTTTTCAGCATCGCCCTCGTCTTCATCACTGGTATTAGCTACTTCCTGAATATCGCGGAACAATTTCAATTGATCCATGATTTCCTGCTGCTCTTGAGCCGAGGAAATCGTTCTATTTTCCTTATATGCCCAGTGAGCGGCAACCCCCATTTCAGCAATATAATCCATTTCATGGGTACGAATTTGAACTTCAAAAATATTTCCATCAAAACCAATTACCGTGGTATGCAATGATTGATACATATTGGGTTTTGGTACAGCAATATAGTCTTTAATTCGTTTTGGAATTGGAGTAAATAGTTTATGAATATAACCTAGAGTTGCATAACATGCCGGCACTGTATCCGTTAAAATCCGGATTGCCAGTAAGTCAAAAATTTCATTATAATCTTTATTTTTTGAAGTTACTTTTTTGTAAATACTATAAACATTCTTTACCCGGCCCTTCATTTCATAAGCAATCTTATGTTCGCCGAGTTCAGAACCAATTGATACCATCATCTTATCCAGCGCTTCCTGGCGATCACGTGTACTCTTTTCAATAAAGCTGACAACCTCTTGATATGATTTCGGATCTAAAACCTTAAACGATAAATCCTCAAGTTCAGATTTAAGTTTGAACATCCCTAAACGGTGAGCAATCGGAGCTAAAATATCCATGGTATCGCGAGCGATAACTTGTGCCCGGTCTGGCTTCAAACCATGAATTGTCCGCATATTATGCAAACGATCGGCAAGTTTGATAATAATAACCCGAACATCACCGACCATTGCCAAAATTAACTTCTGGTAATTTTCATTTGATGTTGGCGTTTTGTCACTGTTATATTGCAGTTTTTCTAACTTAGTAACCCCTTCTACCAGACTTACTACCTCATCACCAAACTCTTCACGTAAATCATCACTGGTTAACGGTGTATCTTCAACAACATCATGTAGAAAACCGGCCGCAAGAGTTTGCGGACCAGTTCGTAAGGTTGCTAGAATGTAAGCGACATGAATTGGATGAATAATGTAAGGAAGTCCTGATTTTCGTTTCTGCTCACTGTGAGCATCACGGGCCACTTCATATGCGCGATGTATAAATGCTAAATCTTCTTCTTTAGTAATGTATTTTTTTACTTCGCGAAGAACATCCTCATATTGGTAAATCTTCTCATTTGGCATCAAGACCCCCTCCTTTCCCTCTCAATTAGTACTGCATTAACGTCAGTGTCTCATATCCATTTAATTTATCTCGTCCATTTAAATCAGTTAATTCAATTAAGAAAGCTAACCCGACAACGATACCGCCAAGTTGTTCAACTAAATCAATAGTCGCCTCAACAGTTCCACCGGTCGCCAATAAGTCATCAACAATCAAAACCCGTTGTCCTGGGGCAATTGCATCACGATGCATACATAAAGTATTAGAACCATACTCTAAATCATACTCCGCCGTAATAACTTCACGCGGCAATTTTCCTGGCTTACGCACAGGAGCAAAACCAATATTTAGTGTCGTAGCAACTGGACAACCAAAAATAAAGCCACGGGCTTCTGGTCCAACAACAATCTCGGCATCAACTTGCTTAGCAAAATTTACAAACTCATTAGTTGCATAAGCAAAAGCTTTGCCATCGTTCATAAGTGGTGTAATGTCACGGAATAAAATGCCTTTTTTTGGAAAATCTTCCACATCTGCAATATAATTTTTTAAATCCATATATTTACTTAACCTCTTTCTTAATTGTCTTTATAAATTGGTATAAATCCCCTGCCGGGCTATACGATAATAACTCCTTAACTTTCCGCTGCTCAATAAACATGTTATACGCAGGTGATTCAGAAAGCTGTCGTTTTTGGTTATTCTCATTATAAAAAACATCTCTATCCTTAATTATAACAAATTCAAGTTCAAAAAACACCTGTAAAATAACCGTTAACATCGAACTATTTATCCGGTGCTGCTCAAATATTTTCAGTACTTCCCGATCATCCAGTGAGAAGCTTTTTATATGATAAATAATTGCATAAGATTGCTTAAAAATTTTATGTTCAAATTGAGCATCAAAAAATGAATCATCTTGGTCAGTGACAGTAATATAGAAGTTGCTGGCTTGACTTGCGTCAATCCTTGCCCGCAACTCATCAATACTCTCGGGATAATCAGCAATCTCTAAAGCATCCTTGCTCCAATCTTTACGATTCACACCATTATTTTTCTTGCTACGGAAATCAAAAACTTGAATATCTTCAATCCGAATATCTTTTAGCATAAGTTGTGCACGTCTTGATTGATTCCATTCATTAATACCAATTGTTCCAACAACATCAATTAAACTATTTGGACTTATCTTACTCAAATAATGTCCAAAGCCAAAGCCAACCACATCAAGTTGTTCTTTATTTCCAGTCAACATAATCTTCAAATGATCTTTTTGTTGACCAATTTGACTCATCGATTTTACTTTTTGATTCAACAAGGCAACAATCGGTTGCTCATTCCCATTACCAAAAGGCTCAAGCAAACTCAACATACTGATTGTATCAGGAGTAAAATCGCTAATATTACCAACAACGTCTATCCTTAATTCTTGTTGTCTTGGATAGTCTTGTTCAATAAAGAACAGATTAAGTCTTTCAATAAATAACGGTAGATTCTCTTTTTTTAATGAAAGCCCGCCGGCATTAGTATGACCGCCAAATTTCTCTAATAAATCACTAGCTGCTGAAAAACTATCATAAATTGAAATAGTATCAAAACTTCTGGCTGAGCCCTTAATAATACCAGGTTCCTCACTATCGCATAATAAAACAACCGGTTTACCAAATTCATGCATAAGTTTACTGGCAACAATACCTAAAATACCCTCATGCCAATCACTTTGATATAAAACAATAAATGATTGCTCATCAAAGTAAGTATCAGCGGTAATTTGTGCTAAAGCCTGATTATGAATTTTAGTTTGAATACTTTTCCGTTCAGTATTAATTGCTTCCATATGCTCAGCGAATTGCTGCAACTCATCATTATCTTGAGATAACATAAAATCTACTGCCGGCGCAGCATCCTCAATACGTCCTAGCGCATTGAGCCGTGGTCCAATAATAAAGCCAAGCGTTTGACTATCAACTGAACTTGCTCCTGCAATCTTCATCAACATTTTCACAGCCGGAATTGTTCCAGCTTGTAATGCTGCCATTCCTAAAGTAACAATTGCCCGATTTTCATCAACCAAAGGCATAATATCTGCAACTGTAGCAATAGCGGCCAATGCCAGCATAGATGTGCACGGCTCCGGTAATTCAAGTAACGACTGAGCCAATTTCAGGGCAACACCAGCGCCACACAATGGCTTAAATGGATAGTTGCCAAGTTCTGGATGCAAAATAAAATCAGCAGCCGGCAATTGTTCACCAATAGTATGGTGATCTGTTACAATCACTTGCATGCCATAACTTTTTGCCAAAGCAACAGCATCTAATGCGCCTATGCCATTATCAACGGTAATTAACATGTCTACCTGTTCATTATGCGCGGCTTCAACAATTGCTGTATTCATACCATAACCATCAACAAAACGATTTGGAATAACATAATCAACAAAACCGCCTAGTTCATCAATAGCCATATATAAAATTGTTGTTGAACAAATACCATCAGCATCATAATCACCAACGATACGAATATGTGCTCCAGCCTCAATAGCAAGTGCTATCGACTGCTTAACATCACTCATAACATCAAATAGTGTCGGATCATGCAATTGATCAATACTAGGATGTAAGAATTGCTGGATCTCGGCTTCGCTGTGATATCCGCGTCCAGAAATAAGATTAGCAACCCATTCCGGAAGTTTCCACTTCTTAGCAATCTTTCTTACTTCCTCATTTATCTCTTCATCTGGCATCTGCCATTTCATTCTCGATTCAAGCATCGATGCACCACCTTTAAAGGAAAAAACCACACTCGAAATACTCTTACAAGTGCGGCCTTCTCATTACTCAATAATTTGCGCAAAAACATCCGAAAGATTAGCTTTTGGTTGTTTAAACGTTTGTAACTGCAAATAATCAATAATTTCTTTCTGGCTTAAACCAAAAATATCTGATACTGCCTGATGCAGCATCAATGTTGGCTTATGACGCCAGTATACCGTTGTTAAGCATCCCCAAACATCATTTGAAGAAACATCTCGGTATCCATTTTGTCTAAATTCCTGAGCTTTGCATTCAACAGCAAATTGAACCTGTTGATACAAATTATCAAACTCTTTATCACTCACGACAATGACCCCGTTTCATATAAAACTATTTTGCTTGCTCTTCCGGTTCTGATTGTAAACGGGCAATTGCGCTCTTATCAAACTTAATAACCGCACCGCTGGCAAAACGAATATCAATAGTAAAATCATCCATTTTTTCAACGATACCGTGCATACCTGCAGTAGTAACCACCTTGTCACCTTTTTTAATTTGACCCAAAAGTGATTGATGTTCTTTTTCTTGTTTCCGTTGCGGACGAATAATTAAAAAATACATAACCGCAATCATACCAACAATTAGCACACCATAAATAAGTAATTCTGAACCTTGCATAAAAAATAACCTCCTAAAGTTATATCAAATAATTTTTAAAATCCGCGTTCGCGCATTTTGTCTTTTTCGTAATATGCGGCGAAGAATTCATCGCGGAAATCTCCAAGCCGATCTTCAGCAATAGCTTGACGCACTTGCTTCATAAGATTTAATAAAAAATATGTATTATGATAACTTGTCAAACGTAATCCGAAAGTCTCATCACACTTCACTAAATGACGAATATACGCTCGCGA of the Culicoidibacter larvae genome contains:
- a CDS encoding phosphoribosylformylglycinamidine synthase — protein: MNTRIFVEKKPMFATASHALMDELNQNLELNIASLRIIQIYDVFHIEARLLNQAIKTVFSEAATDVVLEDVKLEGQNYFCIEPLPGQFDQRADSARMAVSLLGDADDVIILSGVLYIFDQQITAVDMTRIQQYCLNPVESRLKDMLAPLVFDDKVSIKPVMNINGFMEMTRADLEALLAEMNLAMTLADIQHIQEYFIKTEQRNPTETEIRVLDTYWSDHCRHTTFETILTDIDFSESAFNGELQRVFDQYLDLRTQLGKVESAITLMDMATVFGKYQRFSGALNDLEVSDEINACSVEITVDVAGVKEPWLLMFKNETHNHPTEIEPFGGASTCIGGAIRDPLSGRSYVYQAMRITGSADIRESVADTMNGKLPQRLISKGATAGYSSYGNQIGLATTYVKEIYDEGYRAKHMEVGAVVGAVPKAHVRREQPVAGDIVLVIGGRTGRDGIGGATGSSKAHDEASVATSGSEVQKGNAPEERKLQRFFRSESVSLLIKKCNDFGAGGVSVAIGELADGLEINLDSLPVKYAGLNGTELALSESQERMAVVVAAKDQKQFEALARLENIEVTKAAIVTDDNYLTMLWQGKKIVSLSRAFLDTNGAAQFAKVKVESPQDQGPFAKVIDQKESLSSLWDMQLADINMASQKGMVSQFDASIGRSTVFMPYGGQLQRTPTQSSVQKLPVLNGVTTTVSCLAYGFDPQISSWSPFHGASYAVIDSVAKLVATGGSWQQTRFSFQEYFERLGNEAVRWGKPFAALLGALDAQMQFGLPAIGGKDSMSGSYQDIDVPPTLISFAVTTSNTEQVCSPEFKSVGSYVYWLPHNRLAHDMPDYSQLKAHFEYIERAHQQKQLLACSAVGCGGVAHALAEMSFGNNIGVHLKDITKEQLFAVDFGGFVLESKEALKHRDLQLIGSTIAENFVFADEVIRIEHLYQRYCAPLNEVYPQTLKVENTVLEAIPYAEKNIQFKAKTNMGKPRVYLPVFPGTNCEYDGARAFNVAGAKTSIVPFTNLTPEMIDTSIKTMVSELEQSQILLLSGGFSAGDEPDGSAKFIVNILLNEAVREAVNKFLERDGLILGICNGFQALVKSGLLPNAELGFVNEQSPTLFRNTVNRHISQMVQTKIISNNSPWLQTLEPGSVHNIAVSHGEGRFVANDDVLEKLIAQGQIATQYVDLAGNATMDPEYNPNGSMLAIEGLISPDGKIFGKMGHSERYESGLMKNISGEKEQSIFTNGVQYFL
- the purK gene encoding 5-(carboxyamino)imidazole ribonucleotide synthase, encoding MEVILPGSVIGIIGGGQLAQMLTTAAKTMGYLVKIYDQDEDAPAFTFADGFVIGSFDDLDLLRDFAKQTDVLLYEFENIDVATLEVLVGEGYCLPQGTEVLTNTQNRLAEKQFIEQNSVAKVAEYQAVNTSAELLLALDNIGMPAVLKTCNGGYDGKGQQVIKSADDIILAEKLLKHQCVLEKFVTFRDEYSMIVVRDSNGEVSFFPPAKNIHYNNILSQSWADSDSLDVKLIAQMEEIAAQLVEAFATVGPLAIEFFVSDDELLVNELAPRPHNSGHYTIEGCQTSQFEQHIRAALRLPLGATTLVAPTVMINLLGQHMVKFMEYLPRLSKQAHVHLYGKKAIRTNRKMGHVTFIDYDNVEVEHFLQSVIDIN
- the purE gene encoding 5-(carboxyamino)imidazole ribonucleotide mutase, whose protein sequence is MRKLVSVVMGSQSDLATMEVVEAIFQEFAIEYEMKIVSAHRTPEYMIEYAKTAKNNNIAVIIAGAGGAAHLPGMIASMTTIPVIGVPVQSRALNGLDSLLSIVQMPAGVPVATMAIGQAGAKNAALLAARILALEDEELNRRLSAKADATARDVLEDSVIKSV
- the hisS gene encoding histidine--tRNA ligase encodes the protein MSIIQKPRGTQDFLPEATRIWQYVESTLRNAAKYYNYHEIRTPMFESYDLFERGVGDTTDIVSKEMYDFYDKGDRHIALRAEGTAPVIRSYIENKLFGQPDLQKLYYIMPNFRYERAKAGRFRQHHQFGVEALGAANPALDAEVISFAYQIYQQFGLRNIEILLNSIGNTASRLAYRQALQDHFRPVLSELCADCQVRFDKNPLRILDCKADHTHPSMNTAPSIADYYDEASKQYFEQVCAYLDALEVPYTLDDRLVRGLDYYQHTVFEIVLNSTSEKGLNVSLAGGGRYDGLTEMLGGPQTSGIGFGMGLERLILSLESENVVIPLKDTLDVFVMPMDSSANIAAVTLLQQLRENNLQADMDYQSRGLKTQFKAAERANAKFAVIIGESELSSGKFEVKDLRNRSQEAVASDEIASYIYERTEEI
- the dtd gene encoding D-aminoacyl-tRNA deacylase is translated as MRVVIQRVKCASVTIDNQIHGEIDNGFVLLVGITETDTFDVVEKVANKIAGLRVFDDGDGKMNLNIHQISGKILSISQFTLYGDCKKGNRPSFTKAAHPDIAKPLYEHLNAVLVNHEIPVATGIFGAEMAIDLINDGPVTIILDSEQL